ATTGTGTTTATTTACAAGTTGCAAAAATAGAAACATTTTTTCCGATAATGAACATTACAGGTAAGTTTTATATAAAATTATAGATAATAACACTGTTTTTATCGACATAAAACCCCCTGAATAGAACTATCTTAGCTATATTCGACGAACATGATGCCAAATTTGTCTTTCGAAGTGTTCTTCTATCGAATAACTAAAATTATCGTCCATTTGAGGTGCTTTAACACCGGAATGTAACCGGTTGGGGCACTTTTCGATATAGGCTTCATCCCATAGCTCATTATCAATGAATGATTGCAGCAATTGCCTGCCTCCTTCCACCAATAATGATTGTATTTTTCGTTGATACAATGCTTCCATGATCTGTTTCAGTGGGTTATGGTTAAAGTTAATGGTAATATATGTGATGTTCTTTTTTTCTAGCTGTTGTTTTTCAGTAAAGATTAATGTAGGCACGTTACCATCGAAAATATGTAAATCATTTGGAAGAGATAATGTGCGGTCTAATACAATGCGTATCGGGTTATGTCCATACCAGTTGCGTACCGTAAGTGACGGATTATCCAATAAAGCAGTTCGCCTGCCTACCATAATCGCATCCGCCTCCGCTCTTTTTTTATGCACTAGCATGGAAGTAAGAGGAGAGGAGAGGACTACCGGTTTTCCGTCTGTACGTTCTATATCAATAAAGTGATCGGCGGATTCTGCCCATTTCAGTGTGATGAAAGGACGGTGAAGTGTATTAAAAATGATAAAACGACGAATCAGCGATTTACATTCTTCCTCTAATACACCGACTGTCACTTCCCGTCCGGCATCCCGTAATTTCTGGATTCCCCGTCCGGCTACTTCTGAAAAAGGGTCTTGACAACCGATAACAATGCGGGGAATCTGCTTTTCTATAATAAGATCGGCACAAGGAGGCGTTTTTCCATAGTGGGAGCAAGGCTCCAGACTGACATAAATTGTAGA
The Bacteroides luhongzhouii DNA segment above includes these coding regions:
- the ribD gene encoding bifunctional diaminohydroxyphosphoribosylaminopyrimidine deaminase/5-amino-6-(5-phosphoribosylamino)uracil reductase RibD, with amino-acid sequence MAKSTKMEEEKYMRRCIELAKNGLCNVPPNPMVGAVIVCDGRIIGEGYHIRCGEAHAEVNAIRSVKDESLLKHSTIYVSLEPCSHYGKTPPCADLIIEKQIPRIVIGCQDPFSEVAGRGIQKLRDAGREVTVGVLEEECKSLIRRFIIFNTLHRPFITLKWAESADHFIDIERTDGKPVVLSSPLTSMLVHKKRAEADAIMVGRRTALLDNPSLTVRNWYGHNPIRIVLDRTLSLPNDLHIFDGNVPTLIFTEKQQLEKKNITYITINFNHNPLKQIMEALYQRKIQSLLVEGGRQLLQSFIDNELWDEAYIEKCPNRLHSGVKAPQMDDNFSYSIEEHFERQIWHHVRRI